A single genomic interval of Fibrobacter sp. UWEL harbors:
- a CDS encoding glycosyltransferase family 2 protein translates to MDLSLVIPVKEESENLPELFKEIVAALAPTGYEYEVIIVDDGSRDNTWEVIENLAKEYPFTKAYRFQFNCGKAAGLALGFSKAKGKYVATLDGDLQDDPLEIPKMIKILEDGYDLVSGWKIRRLDPWHKTWPSKLFNLTVSAVCGKRLHDFNCGIKAYRCSVVRFIDLYGDFHRFIPVMAKWQGFRITEMPVAHRARVHGVSKYGVSRLVSGFLDLLSLMFLKSFATKPLHFFGLLGLICILIGLGVTGYFAYEWIQLGALHVRPLLLAGGFALVMGVQFISLGLLGEMMNGNRKRTYPVAESIEDSAAK, encoded by the coding sequence CTCTGGCCCCCACGGGTTATGAGTACGAAGTCATTATCGTTGACGATGGCAGCCGCGATAATACCTGGGAAGTGATTGAAAACCTTGCGAAGGAATATCCCTTCACTAAGGCTTATCGCTTCCAGTTCAACTGCGGTAAGGCCGCTGGTCTTGCACTTGGCTTCTCTAAGGCCAAGGGTAAGTATGTGGCAACTCTGGATGGCGACTTGCAGGATGATCCTCTGGAAATTCCCAAGATGATCAAGATCCTGGAAGATGGCTACGACCTGGTTTCCGGCTGGAAGATCCGTCGTCTGGATCCCTGGCACAAGACTTGGCCTTCCAAACTGTTCAACTTGACTGTTTCCGCCGTATGTGGCAAGCGTCTTCACGATTTTAACTGCGGTATTAAGGCTTACCGCTGTTCCGTGGTCCGCTTTATTGACCTGTACGGCGATTTCCATCGTTTTATTCCTGTGATGGCAAAGTGGCAGGGCTTCCGCATTACTGAAATGCCGGTGGCTCATCGTGCCCGCGTCCATGGCGTTTCTAAGTACGGAGTTTCCCGTCTGGTTTCGGGCTTCCTGGATTTGCTATCCCTCATGTTCCTGAAAAGTTTTGCAACAAAGCCGCTTCATTTCTTTGGTTTGCTGGGCTTGATTTGTATATTGATTGGGCTTGGCGTGACCGGATACTTTGCCTACGAATGGATTCAGCTGGGTGCACTCCATGTGCGTCCTCTGCTTCTTGCTGGTGGCTTTGCTCTGGTCATGGGCGTTCAGTTTATTTCCCTGGGTCTCCTGGGCGAAATGATGAACGGTAACCGAAAGAGAACTTACCCTGTTGCAGAATCCATTGAAGATTCTGCTGCAAAATGA
- a CDS encoding polyprenol monophosphomannose synthase, with product MAYPKSLVIIPTYNEKENILLIMAEILKQNECLEILVVDDGSPDGTGDMVQAETEKNPRIHLLRRKGKMGLGSAYVTGFKWALERDFQRVFEMDADFSHNPADLTRFLDAAENGADLVLGSRYLDNKISVVNWDLKRLILSYGANVYTRIVTGLPISDATGGFKCYSRAALQALNLDKMKSDGYCFQIETTFKVRKKGLTVKEIPIVFTDRTRGTSKMSGGIISEAFFLVLKLRLGLA from the coding sequence ATGGCGTACCCTAAGAGTTTGGTGATTATTCCTACCTACAATGAGAAGGAAAACATCCTTCTAATTATGGCGGAAATTTTGAAGCAGAATGAATGTCTGGAAATCCTGGTGGTGGACGATGGTTCTCCCGATGGTACTGGCGATATGGTCCAGGCAGAAACTGAAAAGAATCCTCGCATTCACCTCCTTCGCCGTAAGGGCAAGATGGGTCTTGGTTCTGCTTACGTCACTGGCTTTAAGTGGGCTCTGGAACGTGATTTCCAGCGCGTGTTCGAAATGGATGCCGATTTCAGCCATAATCCCGCTGACTTGACTCGATTCCTGGATGCCGCCGAAAATGGTGCAGACCTGGTGCTGGGTAGCCGCTATCTTGACAATAAGATTAGCGTGGTAAACTGGGACCTGAAGCGTCTGATCCTGAGCTACGGTGCAAACGTCTATACTCGCATTGTGACTGGCCTTCCCATTAGCGATGCTACGGGTGGCTTCAAGTGCTATAGCCGTGCCGCCCTCCAGGCACTGAACCTGGACAAGATGAAAAGCGATGGCTATTGCTTCCAGATTGAAACCACCTTCAAGGTCCGCAAGAAGGGCCTGACGGTAAAGGAAATCCCCATTGTCTTTACGGACCGCACCCGCGGTACCTCCAAGATGAGCGGGGGTATTATTTCTGAAGCGTTCTTCCTGGTTCTCAAGCTCCGTCTGGGCCTGGCATAA
- a CDS encoding glycosyltransferase family 2 protein, translated as MAVDYSCSVIIVAYNSSDFIPACLKSVRDASEDVDVEVIVLDNGSPEPITAEIKAFFPEVKWVDSKENLGFGKGCNLAVKSATKPYLFFINPDTIVSRDSFRKMLEFVQEHPETGLAGSRILNEDGSLQLACRRSFPTTFSAISKTIGLAALFPKSKLFASYNMTYADPDEVTEVDAISGSFFCVRSDLYRELKGFDEDFFMYGEDLDLCFRAKATGHKNYYTPVTNILHFKGQSCKTRRWKSYVDFYQAMLIFVRKHKDLYFVPSLLVSLGILFAAFVGMFSRLIPKFWKIILDVILIFGVSLIACCVENDPYDGFVNTDVVFLSVLVVNILYLALRGEYSTASLNGEKFICHLVPINFLAVAGSLAYIVFLSNRGCVCSILDSNELYCYLILVLGIPLALKAWRRVAFWINYFYRIFAKKRHRSILLGGSEDSLDNWFDRYNVIPGIEILGCVTNNPETISEGNRQHLLGTLDQMESVCNRTGCRELLVVSNASGYREPFSIEYLEKLGLRVFLLVGNGKDGNFALVNLKYLH; from the coding sequence ATGGCTGTTGATTATTCCTGTTCCGTTATTATTGTCGCTTATAACTCTAGCGATTTTATTCCTGCATGTCTTAAGTCCGTCCGCGATGCAAGCGAGGATGTTGATGTTGAAGTCATTGTTCTGGATAACGGATCTCCGGAACCTATTACAGCTGAAATCAAGGCTTTCTTCCCCGAAGTCAAGTGGGTGGATTCCAAGGAAAACCTGGGCTTTGGCAAGGGCTGCAATCTTGCTGTAAAGTCTGCGACCAAGCCTTACTTGTTCTTTATCAATCCCGATACCATTGTTTCCAGGGATTCCTTCCGCAAGATGTTGGAATTTGTCCAGGAACATCCGGAAACTGGCTTGGCAGGCTCTCGAATCCTGAACGAGGATGGTTCCCTGCAGTTGGCTTGCCGTCGTTCTTTCCCCACGACCTTCTCCGCCATCTCCAAGACTATTGGTCTTGCGGCACTATTCCCCAAGAGCAAGCTGTTCGCCTCCTATAACATGACCTACGCTGATCCGGACGAAGTGACGGAAGTGGATGCCATCAGTGGTTCCTTCTTCTGCGTACGCAGCGATCTGTACAGGGAATTGAAGGGCTTTGACGAAGATTTCTTCATGTATGGTGAAGACCTGGATCTTTGCTTTAGGGCAAAGGCTACCGGCCATAAGAACTATTACACTCCTGTAACCAACATTCTGCATTTTAAGGGCCAGAGTTGTAAGACCCGTCGCTGGAAATCCTACGTGGATTTCTACCAGGCCATGTTGATCTTTGTGAGAAAACACAAGGACCTGTATTTTGTACCCTCTCTGTTGGTTTCGTTAGGTATTCTTTTTGCGGCATTCGTGGGCATGTTCTCCCGCCTGATTCCCAAGTTCTGGAAGATTATTCTCGATGTAATCCTCATTTTTGGTGTATCCCTGATTGCGTGTTGCGTTGAAAATGATCCTTACGACGGTTTCGTTAATACTGATGTTGTGTTCCTGAGCGTCCTAGTGGTAAATATTCTCTATTTGGCCTTACGTGGTGAATATAGTACTGCATCATTGAATGGTGAAAAGTTTATATGTCACCTAGTGCCGATAAATTTTTTGGCCGTTGCAGGTTCCCTTGCCTATATTGTTTTTCTTAGTAATCGAGGTTGCGTTTGTTCTATCCTGGATTCAAATGAACTGTATTGTTATTTGATCCTTGTTTTGGGTATTCCCTTGGCTCTCAAGGCCTGGCGCCGCGTGGCATTTTGGATAAACTATTTTTATCGAATCTTTGCCAAAAAACGTCATCGTTCCATCCTGCTGGGTGGTTCCGAAGATTCTCTGGACAACTGGTTTGACCGCTACAATGTGATTCCCGGTATCGAAATCCTGGGCTGCGTCACCAATAATCCGGAAACAATTTCTGAAGGGAACCGTCAGCATCTCCTGGGTACCCTGGACCAGATGGAATCCGTCTGCAACCGCACCGGCTGCCGTGAACTTTTGGTAGTATCCAATGCTTCTGGCTATCGTGAGCCTTTCAGTATTGAATACCTGGAAAAGCTGGGTTTAAGGGTGTTTTTGCTGGTGGGAAACGGCAAAGACGGCAATTTTGCCCTAGTAAACCTGAAATATCTCCATTAA
- a CDS encoding Trm112 family protein, producing MIDSKFLDILCCPETRGALKPANNELLATLNSAIEAGTLKNVAGEKITEKLTEVLVSEDGSRAYIVREDIPVLLADEAIML from the coding sequence ATGATCGACTCTAAGTTTTTGGATATTCTGTGCTGCCCCGAGACCAGGGGTGCCCTTAAGCCTGCAAACAATGAACTGCTGGCTACCTTGAACAGCGCAATTGAAGCTGGTACTTTGAAGAATGTAGCCGGCGAAAAGATTACAGAAAAGTTGACTGAAGTCCTGGTTTCCGAGGATGGTTCCAGGGCTTATATTGTCCGTGAGGATATTCCGGTTCTTTTGGCTGACGAAGCTATTATGCTCTAG
- a CDS encoding type IV pilus twitching motility protein PilT, with protein sequence MADQPQQQQRTLRIEQLLREMVNHKASDLHIRVGVPPVYRINGSLQKLFDIRVDGMMMDSFLDDIMNREQKQRFEANKECDFAVGARDMGRFRVNVFRQRGTIAIVIRHIKAKIPPFEELHLPEVIRELALTKRGLILVTGTTGSGKSTTLASMLDYINQTETVNIITVEDPIEYLYKDNKAIISQREIGVDTLSYANALRAALRQDPDVLLVGEIRDLETMQIAMTAADTGHMVFATIHTTNATETIHRVLSMYPPHQHDEIRLLLGEVLAGIISLRLLPTKDGNGRVPAAEILVNSGAIREYIQDKTKNDLIEQAIAEGHMQYHSQTFDQALLELYGSEQISLETAMSAATNPDDFDLKIRGISGTSERGWM encoded by the coding sequence ATGGCTGATCAGCCGCAACAGCAGCAGAGGACTCTCCGCATTGAGCAGCTCCTTCGTGAAATGGTAAACCACAAGGCATCTGACTTGCACATCCGTGTGGGCGTTCCTCCGGTTTATCGTATTAACGGTTCTCTGCAGAAACTTTTTGATATTCGTGTGGACGGTATGATGATGGATTCCTTCCTGGATGATATCATGAACCGCGAACAGAAACAGCGTTTTGAAGCCAATAAGGAATGTGACTTTGCCGTGGGCGCCCGCGATATGGGACGTTTCCGTGTGAATGTGTTCCGTCAGCGTGGTACGATCGCTATTGTGATCCGTCATATTAAGGCTAAGATTCCTCCCTTCGAAGAATTGCACCTGCCTGAAGTCATCCGCGAATTGGCTCTGACCAAGCGTGGCTTGATTCTCGTGACAGGTACGACGGGCTCCGGTAAGTCCACCACACTTGCTTCCATGCTGGATTACATTAACCAGACGGAAACGGTGAACATCATTACCGTTGAAGACCCGATCGAATATCTTTACAAGGATAACAAGGCTATTATCTCCCAGCGTGAAATTGGGGTGGATACCTTGTCTTATGCAAACGCTCTGCGTGCCGCTTTGCGTCAGGACCCTGACGTGTTGCTGGTGGGCGAAATCCGTGACCTTGAAACCATGCAGATCGCTATGACCGCTGCTGATACGGGCCACATGGTGTTTGCAACTATCCATACGACCAACGCAACTGAAACCATTCACCGTGTGCTTTCCATGTACCCGCCTCACCAGCATGACGAAATTCGTCTGTTGTTGGGTGAAGTTCTGGCTGGCATTATTTCTCTGCGCTTGCTGCCCACTAAGGATGGCAACGGACGAGTTCCTGCTGCAGAAATTCTGGTGAACTCTGGTGCAATTCGTGAATACATCCAGGATAAGACCAAGAATGACCTGATTGAACAGGCCATCGCTGAAGGCCATATGCAGTATCATAGTCAGACCTTTGACCAGGCTCTGCTTGAACTGTACGGAAGTGAACAGATTTCTCTGGAAACGGCAATGTCTGCTGCTACCAATCCGGATGACTTCGATCTTAAGATTCGCGGTATCTCTGGTACTTCTGAACGCGGCTGGATGTAA
- the floA gene encoding flotillin-like protein FloA (flotillin-like protein involved in membrane lipid rafts) produces MDTLVTVGIIIAAIVVIILLAFVGKFFSLWLQALFSKANVSIFQLIGMRLRKVPPQVIVEARILSCKAGLPVDTNLLEAHYLSRGNVLRVIQALIAANKANIKLDFKEAAAIDLAGRNVLEAVQMSVNPKVITTPKVSAVALDGIQLHAVTRITVRASIQKLVGGAGEETVIARVGEGIVSSIGSAQSHKEVLENPNMISKKVLASGLDAGTAFEILSIDIADVDVGQNIGAILETDRAEADKKIAQAKAEERRAMAFAAEQEMKAKVMEMKAKLVEAEAQIPMAMATALRDGKLGVMDYYNMKNIEADTQMRKEIGSAPEAK; encoded by the coding sequence ATGGATACTCTCGTAACCGTAGGCATTATTATTGCCGCTATCGTTGTCATCATTCTGCTCGCCTTCGTAGGCAAGTTCTTTAGCCTCTGGCTTCAGGCATTGTTCTCCAAGGCAAACGTGAGCATTTTCCAGCTCATCGGTATGCGCCTTCGTAAGGTTCCTCCCCAGGTGATTGTGGAAGCTCGTATTCTTAGCTGCAAGGCGGGTCTCCCGGTGGATACCAACCTGCTTGAAGCCCATTACCTTTCCCGTGGTAACGTGCTCCGCGTGATCCAGGCTCTTATCGCCGCAAACAAGGCAAACATCAAGCTGGACTTCAAGGAAGCAGCCGCCATCGACCTGGCAGGCCGTAACGTTCTGGAAGCAGTGCAGATGTCCGTGAACCCCAAGGTCATTACTACCCCCAAGGTTTCCGCAGTGGCTCTGGACGGTATTCAGCTCCACGCCGTGACCCGTATTACCGTTCGCGCATCCATCCAGAAGTTGGTGGGTGGCGCAGGCGAAGAAACTGTGATTGCCCGCGTTGGCGAAGGCATCGTGTCTTCCATCGGTTCCGCACAGAGCCATAAGGAAGTTCTTGAAAACCCCAACATGATTTCCAAGAAGGTGTTGGCTTCCGGTCTGGACGCAGGTACCGCATTCGAAATTCTCTCCATCGATATCGCCGACGTAGACGTGGGCCAGAACATCGGTGCAATCCTGGAAACCGACCGCGCAGAAGCCGATAAGAAGATTGCTCAGGCCAAGGCAGAAGAACGCCGTGCCATGGCATTCGCCGCCGAACAGGAAATGAAGGCTAAGGTCATGGAAATGAAGGCAAAGCTGGTGGAAGCAGAAGCCCAGATTCCTATGGCTATGGCAACCGCCCTTCGCGACGGCAAGCTTGGCGTTATGGACTACTACAACATGAAGAACATCGAAGCCGATACTCAGATGCGCAAGGAAATCGGTTCCGCTCCCGAGGCTAAGTAA
- a CDS encoding nodulation protein NfeD, with the protein MKFVTKILCFLAVFAAFAFANTASQDSSTTARNDKHIVEAAIAATDSSLPGPVATDSTAKAAAKKHAVWIKLEGDVEPAMYEFCARAIGEALEQKPDYIIFEINTFGGRLDAAFDIVDTIMAVRGPQTIAFVKKKAISAGSLIALACNKLYMMESTTIGDCAPILQSAGGAPQIIGEKVQSPLRAKFRNLAQKNGYPELLTTAFVTPELEVLELKTKLDAGKKTARDTTMVIESPKYAVMSEADKKFWGSPKILVKEGELLTMTDKEAQELGFSQGTFPGRDEFETALSIEKKSEVETTMGEDIANAIAAISGLLLILGFGALYIEFKTPGFGFFGIAGIILIGVVFLGQFAPQLDGMLPAILLIAGVILFLVEIFVMPGTFLFGIGGIICMIIALATSYDPGNIPEYVPEAAEETFDALPWLFGLFYMLVCAAIALVFPIAASKYLIPLLPEGWTPMLKTDLETAASPTESIQEIAVGTIGVAKTFLRPVGQAAFTTADGTTKLLDVHTRGEIIEAGQSIKVDAVQEGHIFVSANNS; encoded by the coding sequence ATGAAGTTTGTAACTAAAATTCTTTGTTTTTTGGCTGTATTTGCTGCATTCGCCTTTGCAAATACCGCTAGTCAAGATTCCTCGACTACGGCTCGGAATGACAAACATATTGTCGAGGCAGCAATTGCTGCAACCGACTCCAGCCTCCCCGGCCCTGTAGCCACAGATTCCACCGCCAAGGCTGCTGCGAAAAAGCACGCTGTTTGGATCAAGCTGGAAGGTGACGTGGAACCGGCCATGTACGAGTTCTGCGCCCGCGCCATCGGTGAAGCCCTGGAACAAAAACCGGACTACATCATTTTCGAAATCAATACTTTTGGCGGTCGCCTGGACGCAGCCTTCGACATCGTGGATACCATCATGGCCGTTCGCGGTCCCCAAACCATTGCCTTCGTGAAGAAGAAAGCCATTAGCGCAGGTAGCCTCATTGCTCTGGCCTGCAACAAACTTTATATGATGGAATCAACCACCATCGGCGACTGCGCCCCTATCCTTCAAAGTGCTGGTGGCGCCCCCCAGATTATCGGAGAAAAGGTTCAGTCTCCCCTCCGCGCCAAGTTCCGCAACCTGGCTCAGAAAAACGGCTATCCCGAATTGCTGACCACAGCTTTCGTAACTCCGGAACTTGAAGTTCTGGAATTGAAGACTAAGTTGGATGCAGGCAAGAAAACCGCCCGCGACACCACCATGGTCATTGAATCTCCCAAATACGCCGTCATGAGCGAAGCCGACAAGAAGTTCTGGGGTTCACCCAAAATTCTGGTGAAGGAAGGCGAACTTTTGACCATGACCGATAAGGAAGCTCAAGAATTAGGATTCTCCCAAGGAACTTTCCCCGGTCGCGACGAATTTGAAACAGCCCTATCCATTGAGAAGAAAAGCGAAGTGGAAACAACCATGGGCGAAGACATTGCTAACGCCATTGCAGCCATCAGCGGACTCCTGCTGATTCTCGGCTTCGGCGCCCTCTACATCGAGTTCAAGACTCCTGGTTTTGGCTTCTTTGGCATTGCAGGTATCATCCTTATTGGTGTTGTATTCCTAGGTCAGTTCGCACCCCAGCTGGACGGCATGCTTCCCGCAATCCTCCTGATTGCAGGCGTCATTCTCTTCCTGGTGGAAATTTTCGTGATGCCTGGTACATTCCTCTTTGGTATCGGTGGTATCATCTGCATGATTATAGCTCTTGCTACCAGCTACGACCCCGGCAATATCCCTGAATACGTTCCGGAGGCCGCCGAAGAAACATTTGACGCACTTCCCTGGCTGTTCGGTTTATTCTACATGCTTGTGTGCGCGGCCATCGCCCTTGTATTCCCCATTGCGGCTAGCAAGTACTTGATTCCCCTTCTGCCCGAAGGCTGGACTCCTATGCTAAAGACCGACCTTGAAACCGCAGCCTCCCCCACGGAATCAATCCAGGAGATTGCAGTAGGAACCATTGGCGTGGCTAAGACATTCCTTCGCCCGGTGGGCCAAGCAGCTTTTACAACTGCCGATGGTACAACCAAATTACTGGACGTACATACCCGCGGGGAAATCATTGAAGCAGGCCAGTCCATCAAGGTGGACGCCGTTCAGGAAGGTCACATTTTCGTTTCTGCAAATAACAGCTAA
- a CDS encoding SufD family Fe-S cluster assembly protein translates to MSYTNTELAQAAQARINALGMPKRNNELWSFFPVYKIPNILNTQEGSASIFENETDIAALLPIAKAAPAMKKDFAEGETEMGLIKSRDDFGHSIFTIGKNAKISLEILDNKVQHEIAAERFDITVEEGAELEIFFANPANELPLQFRHFVIRQAANSIVHFSNILQDAGIGRISIDVDLNGEGANFDYRSLSILKGSASKHQRLTIRHNAPNTVSSQFARNLLDESSYVSYDGSVIVGDHCSQVNSSQLVNTILLGDESSVSVKPVLKIYHDDVECTHGNTCGELDNDQMFYLTSRGIPTATAQKMLMKSFAKELFLPLNDGPAKKRLMQVLAGL, encoded by the coding sequence ATGAGCTATACCAATACTGAATTAGCACAGGCCGCCCAGGCTCGCATCAATGCCCTTGGCATGCCCAAGCGCAATAACGAGCTGTGGAGTTTCTTCCCGGTCTATAAGATTCCCAATATTCTGAATACGCAGGAAGGTTCCGCAAGTATTTTTGAAAACGAGACGGATATCGCCGCCCTTTTGCCCATTGCAAAAGCGGCTCCCGCTATGAAGAAGGATTTTGCGGAAGGCGAAACCGAAATGGGTCTCATCAAGAGCCGCGACGATTTCGGCCACAGCATTTTCACCATCGGCAAGAACGCCAAGATTTCCCTTGAAATTCTGGACAACAAGGTTCAGCACGAAATTGCCGCCGAACGTTTCGACATCACCGTTGAAGAAGGCGCCGAGCTGGAAATTTTCTTTGCAAATCCCGCCAACGAATTGCCCCTGCAGTTCCGTCACTTTGTGATCAGGCAGGCCGCCAACTCAATCGTTCATTTTTCCAACATCCTGCAGGACGCTGGCATTGGCCGCATCAGCATTGATGTGGATCTGAACGGCGAAGGCGCCAACTTCGATTACCGCAGTTTGTCCATATTGAAAGGTTCCGCCAGCAAGCATCAGCGCTTGACCATCCGTCATAACGCCCCCAACACTGTCAGCTCTCAGTTCGCCCGCAACCTGCTGGACGAAAGTTCCTACGTAAGCTATGACGGCAGCGTTATCGTTGGCGATCACTGCAGCCAGGTGAACTCCAGCCAGCTGGTAAACACCATCCTGCTGGGCGACGAATCCAGCGTTTCCGTAAAGCCCGTCCTGAAGATTTATCACGACGACGTGGAATGCACCCACGGCAACACCTGCGGCGAACTGGATAACGACCAGATGTTCTATCTGACCAGCCGCGGCATTCCCACCGCCACTGCCCAAAAGATGCTCATGAAATCCTTCGCCAAGGAACTGTTCCTGCCCCTAAACGATGGCCCCGCCAAAAAGAGGTTGATGCAGGTTCTAGCAGGATTGTAA
- the sufC gene encoding Fe-S cluster assembly ATPase SufC, whose amino-acid sequence MLSIKNLKASIEDGTQILKGINLEVKPGEVHAIMGPNGSGKSTLSKVIAGHPAYTVNDGVVELDGKNLLDMEICERANSGLFISTQYPTEIPGVNNVEFLQMALNSKRNFLGLPEMSAEDFKKLCEEKMELLEMDNRYRDRGVNEGYSGGEKKRNEILQMAILDPKVSFLDETDSGLDIDALRIVANGINHIMSPEKAVILVTHYQRLLDYIKPTYVHVLRHGKIILSGGPELALKLEEQGYDWIEEK is encoded by the coding sequence ATGTTAAGCATCAAGAACCTTAAAGCAAGTATCGAAGACGGAACCCAGATTTTGAAGGGTATCAACCTGGAAGTAAAGCCCGGCGAAGTCCACGCCATCATGGGTCCCAACGGTTCCGGCAAGAGCACCCTTTCCAAGGTGATCGCAGGCCACCCCGCCTACACCGTGAACGATGGCGTTGTGGAACTGGACGGCAAGAATCTGCTTGACATGGAAATCTGCGAACGCGCCAACTCCGGCCTGTTCATCAGCACCCAGTACCCCACCGAAATTCCGGGCGTAAACAACGTGGAATTTTTGCAGATGGCACTGAACTCCAAGCGTAACTTCCTGGGTCTCCCGGAAATGAGCGCCGAAGACTTCAAGAAGCTCTGCGAAGAAAAGATGGAACTTCTGGAAATGGACAACCGTTACCGCGACCGCGGCGTCAACGAGGGCTACTCCGGCGGCGAAAAGAAGCGTAACGAAATTCTCCAGATGGCAATTCTGGACCCAAAGGTTTCCTTCCTGGACGAAACCGACTCCGGCCTGGACATTGACGCTCTGCGCATCGTTGCAAACGGCATCAACCACATCATGAGCCCCGAAAAGGCCGTGATTCTCGTGACCCACTACCAGCGTTTGCTGGACTACATCAAGCCCACCTACGTTCATGTGCTGCGCCACGGCAAGATCATTTTGAGCGGCGGTCCGGAACTGGCCTTGAAGCTGGAAGAACAGGGCTACGACTGGATCGAAGAAAAGTAA